One Globicephala melas chromosome 17, mGloMel1.2, whole genome shotgun sequence DNA window includes the following coding sequences:
- the RIMS2 gene encoding regulating synaptic membrane exocytosis protein 2 isoform X49, with the protein MGRQGLGGAGAAGRSMQRSQSRSSLSASFEALAGYFPCMNSLEEEEGEASGKKLRSTVQRSTETGLAVEMRNWMTRQASRESTDGSMNSYSSEGNLIFPGVRLASDSQFSDFLDGLGPAQLVGRQTLATPAMGDIQVGMMDKKGQLEVEIIRARGLVVKPGSKTLPAPYVKVYLLDNGVCIAKRKTKVARKTLEPLYQQLLSFEESPQGKVLQIIVWGDYGRMDHKSFMGVAQILLDELELSNMVIGWFKLFPTSSLVDPTLAPLTRRASQSSLESSTGPSYSRS; encoded by the exons ATGGGCCGGCAGGGCTTGGGGGGCGCCGGCGCCGCGGGGCGCTCCATGCAGCGCTCCCAGAGCCGGAGCAGCCTCTCCGCCTCCTTCGAGGCGCTGGCCGGCTACTTTCCCTGCATGAACTccctggaagaggaagaaggag AAGCCAGTGGTAAAAAGCTACGGAGCACCGTGCAGAGAAGTACAGAAACGGGCTTGGCTGTGGAAATGAGGAACTGGATGACTCGACAGGCAAGCCGAGAATCTACAGATGGCAGCATGAACAGCTATAGCTCAGAAGGAAA TCTGATTTTCCCTGGTGTCCGCTTGGCCTCTGATAGCCAATTCAGTGATTTTCTGGATGGCCTTGGCCCTGCCCAGCTAGTGGGGCGCCAGACTCTGGCCACACCTGCCATGG GTGACATTCAGGTAGGCATGATGGACAAAAAGGGACAGCTGGAGGTGGAAATCATTCGGGCCCGTGGCCTTGTTGTAAAACCAGGTTCCAAGACACTGCCAG CACCATATGTAAAGGTGTATCTATTAGATAATGGAGTCTGCATagccaaaaggaaaacaaaagtggCAAGAAAGACGCTGGAACCCCTCTACCAGCAACTATTATCTTTTGAAGAAAGTCCCCAAGGAAAGGTTTTACAG ATCATAGTCTGGGGAGACTATGGCCGCATGGATCACAAATCCTTTATGGGAGTGGCCCAGATACTTTTAGATGAACTGGAGCTGTCCAATATGGTGATTGGCTGGTTCAAACTTTTCCCCACTTCCTCCCTAGTAGATCCAACCTTGGCCCCTCTGACAAGAAGAGCTTCCCAATCATCTCTGGAAAGTTCAACTGGACCTTCTTACTCTCGTTCATAG